The Desulfobacterales bacterium genome includes a region encoding these proteins:
- the flgC gene encoding flagellar basal body rod protein FlgC — MKLLDSLDISKSALQANRVKLSVISENLANSETTRTKEGGPYRRKMVVFESSPTNNDFKSTLNTIRKEQSSGDGVKVSEIVRSQEDFVLVHNPDHPDADPQTGYVAMPNVNHLTEMTDMILARRAYDANVTVISNTKSMILKALEIGK; from the coding sequence ATGAAGCTTTTAGATTCACTTGATATAAGCAAAAGTGCTCTCCAAGCAAATAGGGTAAAACTCAGCGTTATTTCTGAAAATCTTGCTAATTCTGAAACCACAAGAACTAAGGAAGGAGGTCCCTATAGAAGAAAAATGGTAGTTTTTGAATCATCTCCAACTAATAACGATTTTAAATCTACGCTAAATACAATTAGAAAAGAGCAAAGTAGTGGTGATGGAGTCAAAGTATCTGAAATAGTGAGATCCCAAGAAGATTTTGTACTTGTTCATAATCCAGATCATCCTGACGCTGACCCTCAAACAGGTTATGTAGCTATGCCTAATGTTAATCATTTGACAGAAATGACAGATATGATACTCGCGAGAAGAGCTTATGATGCAAATGTAACAGTAATTAGCAATACAAAAAGCATGATATTAAAAGCCCTTGAAATAGGTAAATAA
- a CDS encoding type II/IV secretion system protein: MQEIIVNMIDGSSCDGVLEKNFHPIKSKFEFKKKESNEEVALYLSKISTIKIVGIPIHIVSSSGTPRHETIETINGETYHVAVQNDPIKYKYGFFAVPTDLSIGFEKIFFTFNGIKKRKKDQPITRIWEDNKTFTTTGLSIVLEKNEDLKLESDETVKTYNPIPTVSHPPANIESFFKLKANTIGEILLESGAITIEQLKDALDYQKQLKQSKRLGEILLEKKYLKKDDLLLGLATKFHMKFVDLDEIEEPASGALQSISKSQVFKWEVLPIYSDESKIIVATSQPTNFAIQEDLKFHTSKKIEMVVASPDKLKSAINLFYGTNPKDNSIETFLDGVLEDDNFDPNLIEASHEDEIYSNVSEHDTGIIKIVNKILLEAYKKGASDIHIEPGVGKNPIMIRYRVDGACMTGHKLNPAQKNAIISRLKIMSKLDIAEKRKPQSGKIVLTYNKQKIEFRLEITPTIGNNEDAVLRLLSSSKPLSLEELCLSKKNLKHFKEIISKPYGLILVVGPTGSGKTTTLHSALHILNTDTKKIWTAEDPVEITQDGLRQVQVNSKIGFGFPEALRSFLRADPDIVMIGEMRDKETAKIGVEASLTGHLVFSTLHTNSAPEAAVRLIEMGVDPFNFTDALLGVLAQRLVRTLCKKCKTLYTPDHNELIEIVKQYSNTETGRQDIIPKLKNIQLYKNVGCEICSSTGYKGRMGIHELMIGTDKVKQCLKANADISITKNVAIQEGMRTLKMDGIIKVLQGYTDIHQVNSVCN, encoded by the coding sequence ATGCAAGAAATAATAGTCAATATGATAGATGGAAGCTCATGCGATGGAGTTTTAGAAAAAAATTTTCATCCAATAAAGTCAAAGTTTGAGTTCAAAAAAAAAGAATCAAATGAAGAAGTAGCCTTATATTTATCTAAAATAAGTACCATAAAAATTGTTGGAATACCAATTCACATTGTTTCATCGTCAGGGACTCCCCGCCATGAAACAATTGAAACTATTAATGGAGAAACATACCATGTAGCTGTTCAAAATGATCCAATTAAATATAAATATGGTTTTTTTGCTGTTCCAACAGACTTATCAATAGGGTTTGAAAAAATATTTTTTACTTTTAATGGCATAAAGAAAAGAAAAAAAGATCAGCCCATTACTCGAATTTGGGAAGATAATAAAACCTTTACAACAACAGGTCTTTCCATAGTTCTTGAAAAAAATGAAGATCTTAAGCTTGAATCAGATGAAACCGTCAAAACATATAATCCTATTCCAACTGTTTCTCATCCTCCTGCAAATATAGAAAGTTTTTTTAAATTAAAAGCCAACACTATCGGGGAAATACTTCTCGAATCAGGGGCAATAACTATAGAACAACTTAAAGATGCCCTTGATTATCAAAAACAACTTAAACAATCAAAAAGATTAGGGGAAATCTTATTAGAAAAAAAATATTTAAAAAAAGACGACCTTTTACTTGGGCTTGCTACAAAATTTCATATGAAATTTGTTGATTTAGATGAAATTGAAGAACCTGCCTCTGGAGCTTTACAAAGTATTTCTAAATCTCAAGTATTTAAATGGGAAGTCCTTCCCATTTACTCAGATGAATCTAAGATAATCGTAGCAACTTCTCAACCTACAAATTTTGCTATACAGGAAGATTTAAAATTTCATACATCAAAAAAAATTGAAATGGTTGTCGCCTCCCCTGACAAGCTAAAATCGGCTATAAATCTTTTTTATGGTACAAACCCAAAAGATAATTCCATTGAAACATTTTTAGATGGAGTTCTTGAAGATGACAACTTTGACCCAAACTTAATTGAAGCTTCCCATGAAGATGAAATATATTCGAATGTTTCTGAGCATGACACAGGCATTATAAAAATAGTAAATAAAATTCTTCTTGAAGCCTATAAAAAAGGCGCTTCTGATATTCATATCGAGCCCGGGGTAGGAAAAAATCCAATTATGATTAGATATCGTGTTGATGGAGCATGTATGACAGGTCATAAGCTTAATCCTGCTCAAAAGAATGCAATCATATCACGTTTAAAAATAATGTCAAAGTTAGACATAGCGGAAAAGCGTAAACCCCAAAGTGGAAAAATTGTTCTTACTTATAATAAACAAAAAATAGAATTCAGACTTGAAATAACTCCAACTATAGGTAATAATGAAGATGCTGTTTTAAGACTATTATCAAGTTCTAAGCCTCTTTCATTAGAAGAACTTTGTTTATCAAAAAAGAATCTTAAGCATTTTAAAGAAATAATTTCAAAACCATATGGTCTTATACTTGTTGTTGGCCCGACCGGTTCGGGAAAAACAACAACTCTTCATTCAGCGCTGCATATATTGAATACAGATACAAAAAAAATATGGACAGCGGAAGATCCTGTAGAAATAACTCAAGATGGTCTAAGGCAGGTTCAAGTTAACTCGAAAATAGGTTTTGGATTTCCGGAAGCTTTAAGATCGTTTTTAAGAGCAGATCCTGATATTGTAATGATAGGAGAAATGAGGGATAAAGAGACCGCTAAAATAGGAGTTGAAGCCTCTTTAACAGGACATTTAGTTTTTAGTACCCTTCATACAAACAGCGCACCCGAAGCTGCTGTTAGATTAATAGAAATGGGGGTAGATCCTTTTAATTTTACAGATGCATTGCTTGGAGTACTTGCTCAAAGGCTTGTAAGAACCCTTTGCAAAAAATGTAAAACGCTTTATACCCCTGATCACAACGAGCTTATAGAAATTGTAAAACAATATTCTAACACTGAAACAGGTAGACAGGATATAATTCCAAAGTTAAAAAATATTCAACTATATAAAAATGTAGGATGCGAAATATGTAGTTCCACAGGATATAAAGGAAGAATGGGTATACATGAGCTAATGATAGGAACAGACAAAGTAAAACAGTGCCTTAAAGCAAATGCCGACATATCTATTACAAAAAATGTCGCTATACAAGAAGGCATGAGAACATTAAAAATGGATGGCATAATAAAGGTTTTACAGGGCTATACAGATATTCACCAAGTAAATTCTGTATGCAATTAA
- the fliF gene encoding flagellar M-ring protein FliF yields MNPIIEQFVNIYKNIPTSKKIAIISVVVVLIAGFAWMFMVASKVDYQTLYGGLSPEDAGQIVEKLKESKIPYEVGGGGSLISVPSDRLYETRMALATAGLPQGKHVGFEIFDKTDFGTTEFVQKLNYQRALQGELSRTIKEFKEIEDARVMIVLSKESVFIEESKPPSASVLLKLRTKLAKDKVNAVVFLVSNSVEGLSPDMVTVVDTDGNILSKGSPDEADSFANAQLDYKLNFEQTMSRRIQSMLEKVVGPGKAIVRITADMNFDQIDTNEEIYDPDAQVVRSKQNVIENFDKKNSPVANVSSVNPIAQPSGANENTEKNQVQNEIINYEISKTIRKTSKPVAEIKRLSVSAVIDGTYKTETDENGNQVRKFVARSQNDMDQFKKIVQVAMGYNADREDQITVESFPFSYMDDMEMLTPAGIDWVALKREYGRTMITLFVILLLFLFIIKPLMKSVQEIKSSVEPMLLPTGYEDRERPEFDSTETPPKVEMTVKQKAIALANEDIEKTVNIIKTWLK; encoded by the coding sequence ATGAACCCTATAATTGAACAATTCGTTAATATATATAAAAACATTCCTACTTCAAAAAAGATTGCAATTATTAGCGTAGTAGTAGTATTAATTGCAGGGTTTGCATGGATGTTCATGGTAGCAAGTAAAGTTGATTATCAAACTCTTTATGGTGGCTTAAGCCCAGAAGATGCTGGACAGATCGTTGAAAAATTAAAAGAATCTAAAATACCCTATGAAGTCGGAGGTGGAGGATCTTTAATTTCTGTTCCATCTGATCGATTATATGAAACAAGAATGGCTTTAGCGACAGCCGGGCTTCCACAAGGTAAACATGTAGGCTTTGAAATTTTTGATAAAACTGACTTCGGAACAACTGAGTTTGTTCAAAAATTAAATTATCAAAGGGCGCTTCAAGGTGAACTATCAAGAACAATAAAAGAGTTTAAAGAAATTGAAGACGCAAGAGTTATGATCGTTCTTTCTAAAGAATCAGTCTTTATCGAAGAATCTAAGCCTCCATCAGCATCTGTTCTTTTAAAATTAAGAACAAAGCTCGCTAAAGATAAAGTCAATGCTGTAGTTTTTCTTGTATCAAACTCTGTTGAAGGTTTATCCCCAGATATGGTTACAGTTGTTGATACTGATGGAAATATTTTATCAAAAGGCTCTCCAGACGAAGCTGATAGCTTTGCCAATGCACAACTTGATTATAAACTTAATTTTGAACAGACAATGTCAAGGCGTATTCAATCTATGCTTGAGAAGGTTGTTGGACCAGGAAAAGCAATTGTAAGAATTACAGCTGACATGAATTTTGACCAAATTGATACAAATGAAGAAATTTATGACCCCGATGCTCAAGTAGTAAGAAGCAAACAAAATGTAATTGAAAACTTCGATAAAAAAAATTCGCCGGTTGCAAATGTTTCATCTGTAAATCCTATTGCTCAACCAAGTGGAGCAAATGAAAATACTGAAAAAAATCAAGTTCAAAATGAAATAATAAATTATGAAATAAGCAAAACTATTAGAAAAACGTCGAAACCTGTAGCTGAAATTAAGCGTCTTTCTGTATCAGCCGTTATTGACGGTACTTATAAAACTGAAACTGATGAGAATGGTAATCAAGTTCGAAAATTCGTAGCAAGATCTCAGAATGACATGGACCAGTTTAAAAAGATAGTCCAAGTTGCCATGGGCTATAACGCTGATCGAGAAGACCAAATTACAGTAGAATCATTTCCATTTTCATATATGGATGATATGGAAATGTTAACGCCAGCAGGTATCGATTGGGTAGCATTAAAGCGAGAATATGGACGCACAATGATTACTTTATTTGTAATATTACTTTTATTCCTTTTTATAATTAAACCGCTTATGAAATCCGTTCAAGAAATTAAATCTTCAGTAGAACCTATGCTTCTTCCTACAGGCTATGAAGATCGTGAAAGGCCTGAATTTGATTCTACAGAAACTCCACCTAAAGTTGAAATGACTGTAAAGCAAAAAGCAATAGCCCTTGCAAATGAAGACATTGAAAAAACAGTAAATATTATTAAAACATGGTTAAAATAA
- a CDS encoding tetratricopeptide repeat protein produces MNTTINKIFNLFAFIVIFLTTSESFCAAQVIKNIIKEKNPNKITIFLSSNSPYRIIQIDKKEILTAFQNVTLAEDFKITGEADFIKNLSVDKLSNEVISFIINTKEDVKKINSAWKDNSLVIYFIGNDNKPKNNTKKEIEKSPAPQTTNTDQKDDILAKKEEQLSDKNDKKEIAQIDHLVSEMMKDPNCNDQQHILSALDFCKKNMWEDALIIINRFFQITGKDACLEKAHFLKAYSVLKANESGDIDKYLAAINLFKDANGLYPSSRYYPYGIANIGKIYALLKDYDEARAYLKLIIEKFKSYPGMSEVLYEQGKIYLYKNDNDNAITIFKNIISLYPEEPIIIDAKVELARAMYKKNNFNEALKLLSEVLKKEPNRAYKSPDFLVLIGNSFYQTENYEKAREYLTNAYNLFPKLENQDLVLTKIADTYLEQKQYDNAKKIYKLVAEKYKGKDGSLISLLRIADNFSQPSEKENIYDTIIWNYPDNPMSRLAMIKLAGLFHKDGRDEKAIALLKDLILKGIDDLKKEAYYLLGESYNSLFQDHLKKGNYLNIISNYEKDKKLFYYFENPDIFFLVGNAYFNVEVFPNAADNFKKAYELYEKDKIPESLIFNLGVSLHESGKIDDAVKTIKDYIKLYPKGKKTVASLTRLGDIFFDKKEFNETISYYESAINKIKNNEDKSEVLFKIAKVYREMGDKAKNASTIENALNILVSAKDINFSTINKSYKELGQIYMEIPEYLKAADAFEKAIKFAEKDKATDDMLFMEGEAYYKAKDFDKAYKIYTDIAALNDSMWATLAKEKIREMQLKEKANKYTKGI; encoded by the coding sequence ATGAATACCACCATAAATAAAATTTTTAATTTATTTGCATTCATAGTCATTTTCTTGACTACCTCTGAAAGTTTTTGTGCAGCTCAAGTTATAAAAAACATAATTAAAGAAAAAAATCCGAATAAAATAACCATATTTCTTAGTTCGAATTCTCCATATAGAATAATTCAAATTGATAAAAAAGAAATATTAACCGCCTTTCAAAACGTAACCCTTGCTGAAGATTTTAAAATTACTGGAGAAGCTGACTTTATAAAAAATTTGAGTGTAGATAAACTAAGTAATGAAGTAATTAGCTTTATTATAAATACTAAAGAAGATGTGAAGAAAATAAATTCAGCGTGGAAGGATAATTCTCTTGTAATTTATTTTATTGGAAATGATAATAAACCTAAAAATAATACGAAAAAGGAGATTGAAAAATCTCCAGCCCCTCAAACTACTAATACTGATCAAAAAGACGATATTTTAGCAAAAAAAGAAGAACAATTATCAGATAAAAATGATAAAAAAGAAATAGCTCAAATAGATCATCTCGTTTCAGAAATGATGAAAGATCCAAATTGTAATGATCAGCAGCATATACTTTCTGCCCTTGATTTTTGCAAAAAAAATATGTGGGAAGACGCTCTAATAATTATAAACAGATTTTTTCAAATCACAGGTAAGGACGCATGTCTTGAAAAAGCGCATTTTTTGAAAGCTTACTCTGTTCTTAAGGCTAATGAATCTGGAGATATTGATAAATATCTTGCGGCGATAAACCTTTTTAAAGATGCAAACGGATTGTACCCATCATCAAGATATTATCCCTACGGCATAGCTAACATAGGAAAAATATACGCCTTGCTAAAAGACTATGACGAAGCAAGAGCTTATTTAAAATTAATTATTGAAAAATTTAAAAGCTATCCTGGTATGTCTGAAGTTTTATATGAACAAGGTAAGATATATTTATATAAAAATGATAATGATAACGCTATCACTATATTTAAAAATATTATTTCCCTTTATCCTGAAGAGCCTATAATTATTGATGCCAAAGTTGAACTTGCAAGAGCTATGTATAAAAAGAATAATTTTAATGAAGCTCTAAAACTTTTATCTGAAGTTTTAAAAAAAGAGCCTAATAGGGCTTATAAATCTCCAGATTTTCTCGTCTTGATTGGTAATAGTTTTTATCAGACAGAAAATTACGAAAAAGCACGAGAATACTTAACCAACGCTTATAACTTGTTTCCTAAATTAGAAAATCAAGACCTTGTTTTAACTAAAATTGCAGATACCTATTTAGAACAAAAACAATACGATAACGCTAAAAAAATATATAAACTTGTTGCTGAAAAATATAAAGGAAAAGATGGCTCTTTAATTAGTCTTCTTAGAATAGCTGATAATTTTTCCCAGCCGTCTGAAAAAGAAAATATTTATGACACAATAATATGGAATTACCCTGATAACCCAATGTCCAGGCTTGCTATGATAAAACTCGCTGGACTTTTCCATAAAGATGGAAGAGACGAAAAGGCTATAGCTCTTTTAAAGGATCTTATTCTAAAAGGCATCGATGATTTAAAAAAAGAAGCTTATTATCTTTTAGGAGAATCTTATAACTCTCTTTTTCAAGACCATCTAAAAAAAGGGAATTACTTAAATATAATATCTAATTACGAAAAAGATAAAAAATTATTTTATTATTTTGAAAATCCAGATATTTTTTTCTTAGTCGGGAATGCCTATTTCAATGTAGAAGTCTTTCCTAATGCAGCAGATAACTTTAAAAAAGCTTATGAACTTTACGAAAAAGACAAGATTCCTGAAAGCCTTATTTTCAACCTTGGAGTTTCACTGCATGAATCAGGAAAAATAGATGACGCTGTAAAAACTATTAAAGATTACATAAAACTATATCCAAAAGGTAAAAAAACTGTTGCTTCCTTAACAAGATTAGGGGATATATTTTTTGATAAGAAAGAATTTAATGAAACAATTTCATATTATGAATCCGCCATAAATAAAATTAAAAATAATGAAGATAAATCTGAAGTCTTATTTAAAATTGCAAAGGTTTATCGTGAAATGGGAGATAAAGCAAAAAACGCTTCAACGATAGAAAATGCGTTAAATATTTTAGTATCTGCTAAAGATATTAATTTTAGCACCATTAATAAATCTTATAAAGAATTAGGTCAAATATACATGGAAATACCTGAATACCTAAAAGCTGCAGATGCTTTTGAAAAAGCTATCAAATTTGCTGAAAAAGATAAAGCAACCGATGATATGCTTTTTATGGAAGGAGAAGCATACTATAAAGCTAAAGATTTTGATAAAGCTTATAAAATTTATACGGATATCGCTGCCTTAAACGATTCCATGTGGGCTACTCTTGCTAAAGAAAAAATCCGGGAAATGCAGCTCAAAGAGAAAGCTAATAAATACACAAAAGGAATATAA
- the flgB gene encoding flagellar basal body rod protein FlgB, whose amino-acid sequence MPETFDSTYNIMEKALNILSQRNKIISGNIANMDTVGYKPKDLDFKKTLEKELQNPSGNLYRTNNKHFQSIDSFHKTVISDNGTNDTVDIDKEMSNLLENNIMYRSTVEMLLRKMTMVKHAITEGGR is encoded by the coding sequence ATGCCAGAAACATTTGACAGCACTTATAATATAATGGAAAAAGCCCTTAATATACTATCCCAAAGAAATAAGATCATCTCCGGCAATATCGCCAACATGGATACAGTAGGCTATAAACCAAAAGATCTGGATTTTAAAAAAACTTTGGAAAAAGAATTACAAAATCCAAGTGGAAATCTTTACAGAACTAATAATAAACACTTTCAATCAATAGACAGTTTTCATAAAACAGTTATATCTGACAATGGAACAAATGATACCGTAGATATTGATAAGGAAATGTCCAATTTACTTGAAAATAACATTATGTATAGATCTACTGTTGAAATGCTTTTAAGAAAAATGACTATGGTTAAACATGCGATAACAGAAGGAGGAAGATAA
- a CDS encoding PilZ domain-containing protein: protein MDEAKKKTAYIRTTINNTIAWKVINLDELNEKGIRQLIHEINTNQNKIDIQSKEIDKLKQNIDSSKDLFEKFYDLVPIAHFSVDKNSIVTQVNLAAANLLMSDKATLIGKPVSLYIPKDSQPFFFRYRQQVLNECKWMTCEITMINSKSDRIPVEIEFMVFGEGENKKLEFFVTNLSRFRTSGESIEFKKRFENIIFKYAERFIGGHTQPEVFDPNERIINGFNEKILSTIREMAQFTNSIRSYILLYENEKEITATHEWLADGIKAQFERLQCLSIERFPWHMESLKSFETIQVSNVDELSMEHRYEIEDFHMKGCKSFIAAPMVYEKNLIGIIGVDSTYREKKWTEDELSLIKFTANIITSSLLLKKQYKPSTSDSSLASTESNEEVSLIDIINESEDHEKWICNRLNDSEMQISSNIIVEFDNTIKIACPRCLNDKTISLVEIEGEGAILEAICPCSNKFAVKLEFRKSRRKNVNFEGIYAKFPPNQEWDKIIVKNISTGGIGFITFNKNKLKKGEKINIKFALNDNNRSKIRKKVIVCHINQNYAGCEFIGEDPSDKALSFYLNW, encoded by the coding sequence TTGGACGAAGCTAAGAAAAAAACAGCCTACATAAGAACAACTATAAATAATACAATCGCATGGAAAGTTATTAATTTAGATGAATTAAATGAAAAAGGTATACGGCAATTAATTCACGAAATAAACACAAATCAAAATAAAATAGACATACAAAGTAAAGAAATAGACAAATTAAAACAGAATATTGACTCTTCCAAAGATTTATTTGAAAAATTTTACGATTTAGTTCCCATTGCACATTTTTCCGTTGATAAAAACAGTATTGTAACTCAAGTAAATCTTGCAGCTGCAAATCTTCTTATGTCAGATAAGGCAACTTTAATAGGAAAACCTGTTTCCCTTTATATACCGAAGGACAGTCAACCCTTTTTTTTCAGATACCGCCAGCAAGTTCTCAATGAATGTAAATGGATGACCTGCGAAATAACAATGATTAATTCCAAAAGTGACCGAATACCTGTTGAAATAGAATTTATGGTATTTGGCGAAGGTGAAAATAAAAAATTAGAATTTTTTGTAACAAATTTATCAAGGTTTAGAACGTCAGGTGAATCCATTGAATTTAAAAAAAGGTTCGAAAATATTATATTTAAATATGCTGAACGTTTTATAGGAGGACATACTCAGCCAGAAGTATTTGATCCAAATGAAAGAATTATAAATGGATTCAATGAAAAAATTCTATCTACTATCAGAGAAATGGCTCAGTTTACGAATTCTATACGAAGTTATATATTATTATATGAAAATGAAAAAGAAATAACTGCAACTCATGAGTGGTTAGCTGATGGCATTAAAGCTCAATTTGAAAGGCTACAATGTCTTTCAATAGAAAGATTTCCATGGCATATGGAATCTTTAAAATCATTTGAAACTATCCAAGTTTCAAATGTTGATGAGCTTTCCATGGAACATCGCTACGAAATCGAAGATTTTCACATGAAAGGCTGTAAGTCTTTTATAGCGGCACCTATGGTTTATGAAAAAAATCTTATTGGAATCATAGGCGTTGATTCAACATATCGTGAAAAAAAATGGACAGAAGATGAACTTTCTTTGATAAAATTCACAGCTAATATAATAACTTCATCCCTCCTATTAAAAAAGCAATATAAACCTTCAACTTCTGACTCTTCGCTGGCATCTACAGAATCAAACGAAGAAGTAAGTCTTATTGATATCATTAATGAGTCAGAAGATCATGAAAAATGGATATGCAACAGATTAAACGATTCAGAAATGCAAATATCCTCAAATATAATTGTAGAATTTGATAATACAATTAAAATAGCTTGCCCAAGATGCTTAAATGATAAAACGATATCTTTAGTAGAAATTGAAGGTGAAGGTGCTATTTTAGAAGCTATTTGTCCTTGCTCAAATAAATTTGCAGTTAAGCTTGAATTTAGAAAATCAAGGAGAAAAAATGTTAATTTCGAAGGCATCTACGCTAAATTTCCTCCTAATCAAGAATGGGATAAAATTATTGTAAAAAATATATCTACTGGAGGTATAGGCTTTATAACTTTTAATAAAAATAAGCTCAAAAAAGGCGAAAAAATTAATATAAAATTTGCCTTAAACGATAATAATCGTTCTAAAATTCGTAAAAAAGTTATTGTATGTCACATAAATCAAAATTATGCTGGGTGTGAGTTTATTGGAGAAGATCCATCTGATAAAGCGCTTTCTTTTTATTTGAACTGGTAG
- a CDS encoding sigma-54-dependent Fis family transcriptional regulator: MESYQLILVAESNQQDRDSITNFLRNLNYQVITAYDSDDALKNVKSAPLKLIISNFNMPGLDGLNLLDNISLQNKDIKTIFVSDNVSVDDAVMAMKAGAYDFLTKPLDFDQLALLVESVVIRSEEHKKIIEVKSDCVEIITKNSGILKLLSLAKQIAPSKASVLIQGESGTGKELFAKYIHYHSNRKNKPFIAVNCAAIPESLLESELFGYEKGAFTGAISKKAGKFELADSGTLLLDEITEMQYNLQSKLLRVLQENEVDRIGSKYPIKIDVRIIATTNRDIKELIKKGEFRDDLYFRLNVIPIKIPPLRERIDDIEWLAYYFIEKYNKIDGRNVKILTKETSKKLQSLNFSGNVRELENIIHRAVLLSDGNSIRPENLFLEDIDFEEETENLEEISNIPDDMMHGQLWEVEKKLIFHTLDKTKGNRTHAAKILGISVRTLRNKLNEYKEKI, translated from the coding sequence ATGGAATCATATCAATTAATACTCGTAGCTGAAAGTAATCAACAAGACAGGGACAGTATTACCAATTTTTTGAGAAACTTAAATTACCAAGTTATCACAGCCTATGACAGTGATGATGCCTTAAAAAATGTAAAATCCGCTCCTTTAAAATTAATTATATCAAATTTTAATATGCCAGGATTAGATGGTTTAAATCTTTTAGATAACATTTCCCTTCAAAACAAAGATATTAAAACTATTTTTGTTTCAGATAACGTATCGGTTGATGACGCAGTAATGGCTATGAAAGCTGGAGCCTATGATTTCTTGACTAAACCTTTAGACTTTGATCAATTGGCTCTCCTTGTGGAAAGTGTTGTAATCAGAAGCGAAGAACATAAAAAAATAATTGAAGTAAAATCTGATTGTGTTGAAATAATAACAAAAAATAGCGGAATTCTTAAGCTTTTATCCTTAGCAAAACAGATAGCTCCAAGTAAAGCATCTGTGCTTATCCAAGGAGAAAGCGGAACTGGAAAAGAACTTTTTGCAAAGTATATTCATTATCATAGCAATAGAAAAAATAAACCATTTATAGCAGTAAATTGCGCTGCTATTCCTGAATCCCTTTTAGAAAGCGAGTTATTTGGATATGAAAAAGGAGCATTCACTGGAGCTATATCAAAAAAAGCTGGCAAGTTTGAATTAGCTGACTCAGGCACTCTACTTTTAGATGAAATAACAGAAATGCAATATAACCTCCAATCCAAACTTCTTAGGGTTCTTCAAGAAAATGAAGTTGATAGAATTGGAAGTAAATACCCTATAAAAATTGATGTAAGAATTATTGCAACCACAAATAGAGATATAAAAGAATTAATTAAAAAAGGGGAATTTAGAGACGATCTTTATTTTAGGCTTAATGTCATCCCTATCAAAATTCCACCACTAAGGGAACGGATTGATGACATTGAATGGCTTGCTTATTATTTTATTGAGAAGTATAACAAAATTGATGGACGAAATGTCAAAATCTTGACCAAAGAAACCTCAAAAAAACTTCAATCCCTTAACTTTTCAGGCAATGTCAGAGAACTCGAAAATATTATCCATCGAGCTGTTTTACTTTCAGACGGAAATTCAATAAGGCCAGAAAATCTATTTCTTGAAGATATTGACTTTGAAGAAGAAACAGAAAATCTGGAAGAGATCTCAAATATACCTGATGATATGATGCATGGCCAGTTGTGGGAGGTTGAAAAAAAATTAATTTTTCATACCCTTGATAAAACAAAAGGAAATAGAACCCATGCCGCAAAAATATTAGGAATAAGCGTAAGAACCCTGCGTAACAAATTAAATGAATATAAAGAAAAAATTTAA
- the fliE gene encoding flagellar hook-basal body complex protein FliE, with the protein METITSINNSFIKPLNKSIKPNDSQGEISFFDRLKNSLNEVNINEHESNKAIEQVINGDKDIHEGMLTMQKADISLRLFVQMKNKVLEAYKEVMRMQV; encoded by the coding sequence ATGGAAACTATAACCAGCATAAATAATTCTTTTATAAAGCCCTTAAACAAAAGCATAAAGCCAAACGATTCTCAAGGAGAAATTAGTTTTTTTGACAGACTAAAAAATTCTTTAAATGAAGTAAATATTAATGAACATGAATCAAATAAGGCAATTGAGCAAGTCATAAATGGTGACAAAGATATTCATGAAGGAATGCTAACAATGCAAAAGGCGGATATATCTTTAAGGCTTTTTGTTCAAATGAAAAATAAAGTGCTTGAAGCCTATAAAGAAGTAATGAGAATGCAGGTATAA